A part of Streptomyces sp. NBC_01210 genomic DNA contains:
- a CDS encoding response regulator transcription factor: protein MPHVLLIEDDASVRDGMELVLRRHQYEVDVASTGEEALDLLDSPEGERIELVVLDLMLPGISGFEVCRRIRARSTIPVIMLTARGADHDVVVGLESGADDYVVKPVTAPVLEARIRAALRRAEPTTGSGPGENHAGLAIDRAGLTVTKHGTPIALPRSELRLLLELSVSPGRVFSREQLLESVWDHGFLGDPRLVDAAVARLRAKIEDVPARPRFIQTVRGFGYRFGPL from the coding sequence ATGCCCCATGTGCTGCTCATTGAGGACGACGCCTCCGTGCGTGACGGAATGGAGCTCGTCCTGCGCCGGCACCAGTACGAGGTGGACGTGGCCTCCACCGGTGAGGAGGCCCTCGACCTGCTCGACAGTCCCGAGGGAGAACGGATCGAGCTCGTCGTACTCGACCTGATGCTGCCCGGTATCAGTGGATTTGAGGTCTGCCGCCGTATCCGGGCTCGCAGCACCATCCCGGTGATCATGCTCACGGCGCGCGGCGCCGACCACGATGTCGTGGTCGGCCTCGAGTCGGGTGCCGACGACTATGTGGTCAAGCCCGTGACGGCTCCGGTCCTCGAAGCCCGGATCCGGGCGGCGCTCCGCCGTGCCGAGCCGACGACCGGCTCCGGGCCGGGGGAGAACCACGCCGGGCTCGCCATCGACCGCGCCGGGCTGACCGTCACCAAGCACGGCACTCCGATCGCCCTGCCCCGCAGCGAGTTGCGGCTGCTCCTGGAACTCTCCGTCTCCCCCGGCCGGGTCTTCAGCCGCGAACAGCTCCTCGAGTCGGTCTGGGACCACGGCTTCCTGGGAGACCCGCGGCTGGTGGACGCCGCTGTGGCGCGGCTGCGCGCAAAGATCGAGGACGTGCCGGCCCGGCCCCGCTTCATCCAGACCGTGCGCGGCTTCGGCTACCGGTTCGGCCCGCTGTGA
- a CDS encoding HAMP domain-containing sensor histidine kinase → MSRPVYRRRLRYGGLRTRLVVTFVIVALISAATATGLAYRESRTAVLKRAQQAAMTDFRNRVSEVAADFDIPPDQRGLTRFTTNVSHRLGGGAIVVTRYRDLTATSDTLADQTRITPELRATVRTTGRMNFQRVEWGGEPYLIVGTPVTFDDGHTSGLEVFTIVALSAEQEDIAGLLDAVQEGTALVVLLSMAMALLAALTVLRPVRDLGRATRDLASGDLSTRVAVKGRDELAELAETFNETADALEASVAELHEQREQARRFVADVSHELRTPLAAMTMVSTVLDEDAAGLPPDTAKAARTISEETARLSRLVGDLIEISRFDANAIELNSAEADVGEIIRSTLALRGWTGEVRADLPEGARTGVDQRRIDVVVANLVGNALRHGAQPVAIVLRSSDDEITVEVTDCGPGLPPEVLPRIFDRFYKSDTARTRSEGSGLGMAIALENARLHDGTIEAANRAGGGAVFTLRLPRPCPGSGR, encoded by the coding sequence GTGAGCCGGCCGGTGTACCGCCGCAGGCTGCGCTACGGCGGGCTGCGCACCCGCCTCGTCGTCACCTTCGTCATCGTGGCCCTGATCAGCGCCGCGACCGCGACCGGGCTCGCCTACCGCGAATCCCGCACCGCCGTGCTCAAGCGCGCCCAGCAGGCGGCCATGACGGACTTCCGCAACCGGGTGAGCGAGGTTGCCGCGGACTTCGACATACCGCCGGACCAGCGCGGCCTCACCCGCTTTACCACGAACGTCTCGCACAGACTCGGCGGCGGGGCCATCGTGGTCACCCGCTACCGGGATCTGACGGCCACGTCCGACACGCTGGCGGACCAGACCCGCATTACGCCCGAACTGCGCGCCACGGTCAGAACCACCGGCCGGATGAACTTCCAGCGCGTCGAGTGGGGCGGGGAGCCCTACCTGATCGTCGGTACGCCCGTCACCTTCGACGACGGGCATACGTCCGGACTGGAGGTCTTCACCATCGTCGCGCTCAGCGCGGAGCAGGAGGACATAGCGGGTCTGCTGGACGCGGTCCAAGAGGGGACCGCCCTGGTGGTACTGCTGTCCATGGCGATGGCCCTGCTCGCCGCCCTCACCGTGCTCCGTCCGGTACGGGACCTGGGCCGGGCCACCCGCGACCTCGCTTCGGGAGATCTCTCCACCCGCGTCGCGGTCAAGGGCCGGGACGAACTGGCAGAGCTCGCGGAGACCTTCAACGAAACCGCCGACGCTCTTGAGGCATCCGTCGCCGAACTGCACGAACAGAGAGAGCAGGCGCGGCGCTTCGTCGCCGACGTCTCGCACGAACTGCGCACCCCGCTCGCCGCGATGACCATGGTGTCGACCGTGCTGGACGAGGACGCCGCCGGACTGCCGCCGGACACGGCAAAGGCTGCCCGTACGATCAGTGAGGAGACGGCCAGGCTGTCGCGGCTCGTCGGGGACCTCATCGAGATATCCCGCTTCGACGCCAACGCCATCGAGCTCAACTCCGCCGAAGCGGACGTCGGGGAGATCATCCGCTCCACGCTGGCGCTGCGCGGGTGGACCGGGGAAGTACGGGCGGATCTGCCTGAGGGGGCGAGGACAGGGGTCGACCAGCGCCGGATCGACGTCGTCGTGGCCAACCTGGTCGGCAACGCACTACGGCACGGGGCGCAGCCCGTCGCGATTGTGCTGCGGTCCTCGGACGACGAGATCACCGTCGAGGTCACGGACTGCGGCCCGGGGCTGCCGCCCGAGGTGCTGCCGCGTATCTTCGACCGCTTCTACAAGTCCGACACCGCCCGCACCCGGTCCGAGGGCAGCGGCCTCGGCATGGCGATCGCCCTGGAGAACGCCCGGCTGCACGACGGCACGATTGAGGCCGCCAACCGGGCGGGAGGCGGCGCCGTCTTCACCCTGCGGCTGCCGCGCCCCTGTCCCGGGAGCGGACGATGA